Within the Candidatus Zixiibacteriota bacterium genome, the region TCAAAATACTTCTCGTCTGTCTTGAGAACAACAGACGGATATAGGCTGTTATCTTTGCTGGTAATCGCATCCGGAAGCGGGATAGTGGAAAACGACAAGTTGCTAAGCGCAGACACTTCCGTAACCCTGTATTTTAGATCTGCAAAATAATACTGCCCTGTCTCTGATGGCGTCCTACCTGCAATTGTGACACAGACAGGAACAACTACTTCCGGAAATACTCCCATGCCCAAATTGAGTATCTTCAGAATGCCATGCGATAGTAAGAAATTTCTTAGGTCGCGATGTCGAGGCTGGCTTAGATAGGTGTTAGGAGTTATGTAAACTAGGTGACCGTTTTGTCTCAAAATCTTGCTCAGACCTAGAGCGAAGAAGAGTTTGAAAATGTCTGCATAATGAGTTATGACACCCGGGTACCGGCTTCGATAAGTGCCAACAAGGCTGTCAATATCCGCACCGTAAGGTGGATTCGCCATAACAACGTCAAATCCACCGCGCTCGCGAAATATCTCGGCATAGTTGAGCCTCCATAGAAAGAAAGGGCTGCTATTGGTTCGCTGAAACCTCTGGACTTCATCAAGCTTATCGCCCTTACCCTCTTGCCTTAATGTTGCCTCTATCAATTCCCATGTTAACGTTTCAATTTCTTTGTGCAAACGATCCTTTGCGCTCTTATTATGGGTATCAAAAAAACAGCTATGAAGCTCTAATAGCTTGCCAGCCTTAGATTGTGCTTCTGTCTGACCAAAAATATCAAACCGATCCTGATCATTGATCTCTGGCTGGTCTAATGCCTTGATTTGCTTATCAATCTTCTTGAGGTTCTTTTCTATCTCTGACTTCTTTGTCCTCGACAGCCTGTTATTACTATGAAGGTCAAAGTACTCTTGCTGAAATGCGGTCTGTTGATCTCTAAGTCTCTTCAGAAGCTGTTCCTTTTCCTCATGCTTCTCAAAAAACCGTTCATCAATAAGCTTAATTCCCTCATATTCTTCAAGTAGGCTGTTTCCCTGCATTATTTTGTAATCCAAGTTAGGTAGGGGCTTAATGTGCTTGTAGTCTTCCTCGTCAACAATGAGCGAAAGCCACAGTCGAAGCTTTGCTATTTCTACGGCGCCCAAATCAATGTCAACGCCATAGAGTGAGCCTTGAATTGCGTCTCGCTTGAAGTCATAGATATTTGGCTCTTCGCCCGGTTTATTCAAACGGGCCAAGACCGACCTCGTCTTGACGATCTCATTCATCATTCCCACCAAGAAAGCTCCGGATCCAACGGCTGGATCGCAGACCTTGATATCGGCGAGCTTATCATCGATTAGCTGATTATACGCACGGATGGACTTAGGAAGTTTATACTTATATCGGCTAGTTTCTTCTCCTTGCTCCGATACGAGGGTATCGTTTTCGAGTGCTGCCTCGCCGTGCTTTATCAGTATCTCGATGTCCTCTCTCTTGACCCGCTCGTTCAGCTCTGTGGCGAGATGATTTATGAGGCTTTCCTGGCACATGTAGTGGACTATTTCGCGCGGAGTGTAATATGTGCCTTTTGACTTGCGGTCTTTGACCTCGAGCAGATTTTCAAAGACCTTACCAAGCATCTCCGGGTCAACAGCCACTTCTTTTTCGAGTGGTTCGTCTTCCTTTACCGTAAAGTTGTAGCGGTCGAATACATCCAAAATACCTGTACCGATGTCTCCGTGCTTGGTCTTCTTCTTATTGGAAAAAAGCTCTTCCGGCAACAGAATGTCAGTATGGACCCAATCGTAATTGTTTAGGGGATCAAACAATCCACCGTTCAGGAATGGAATCTTGCATTTGAAGGGACTGTAATAATCACCATTCGCATTCCGGTCAACAGCCAGCACTTCATAAAACAATGGTTCGAGAATGTCATTGAAGAAATTATCATATTGGGACATTCTACCTTCAAATAGTAGCCTCAGGAAATTCTTGGGGCCGGTTCCCCAGGCTTCGTTGCGGGCGACTCCAAACCAACCTTTCTTCTGAAGGAAATACAGGAATACTATCTGACCCAGGAGCTTCTTGGCGAAGTCAACAGTATCAACACCTTTCTCCTCAAAGTCTTGCTTGATAGTCTTATCCGTCTTGGCAAGTTTGTCCAGAGCTTCTTTGATCTCATGAAATAGCTGCCGGTATTGCTCAAAGAATTCTTTGGTAACCTTTTCAATGTTGAAGGCTTCCTGAATATCCGCAAAGGTAGGATTGCTGTCTGTCTCTTCGAGTGTAGGCAGTAATTTGCTTTGAGCTGTGTGGCTACCTTCGTGTTCACCTACAAGGAAAGAGTACCGTCTGGCCGGGGTAAACTCCTCCACTACTTTCGGTGTCCCTTTCTTTGTCGTATCGAACTTGTATTCCATTTTGACAAAGGAGAAACGCCAGTCGCGCTCGTCAGGCGAAACGAAAGCTACAAGGGCACCGTCTTTCAGCTCATTGCCGCGGCTGCCCTTTAAGTACTTAGCCACAAAGTTTCTCTGCTTTGATCGTGCTCGCTCAAGTGAAGGGGCCTTGAGAAGGCTGACTATAAGAACGTCGAGTTTTTTGCCGTCAGAGTCTTCGTACTTCCCTATTCGCTCAAGGGACTTGACGGAGTCACGATAGTCTTTGAAGATATACTCGCCCCGGTAAATGAATGGAGCATCCTCAAGCCTATTCAGCAGATTCTTTATGAATAGCTTAAATTGGCCCTTATCAAAGGGCTTCTCTAAAGTGTCTCGTATGAGTTTTTTGGCTGCTTCGCGTTGCATATCATTCCCCTACAAAATATTCGGACAATATCACTTCTCGTGGGCCGCCCACTTTAGCCCCGGTCTCCGCAAGATGGCTTCCCAGCAGTTCTGCGGGAATGTTCTTCTGGAGCACGCCAAGTATCTTCAAGGGATTGATTTCCTTCTTTATCACAGAAGTCATATCTTTGAGAACCGTCTTGGCCGTCTGTTTTGGTAAACCGCCGTCCTGAAGTTCCTTAATCACTTTCCGGAGATATTCTTCCTGCTCGTCTGTAAACTGCCGGTAGTCCTTGACGGCTCGCAAAATTTTCAGTAGCTGCGTTGCTGTATCTCTTCCGCCTTTTAGTTTTGTATCCGGCATGTCCTCGGTTGTGGCGAACACAAACGCTTCCTTGTTCTTGCTAAGCAGGTCGTAAAATTTGGGGCCGAGCTTTTCCCGCTTGACGGTTGCTTTAGTTTCTAATTGCGCAGCGGCTGACAAGAAATCCAATTCCTCTGCCTCGTCGGTGCCAGCGAGATAAAACTTTTGAAGCTTCCCCTTACGGAAGTAGGTAAGAAGTCGGTCTCCTTTGCCCGGCTCTTTTCTGGCAGTTCGGGCCTTCTTGGGCAATCGCTTGATTTGCTCAAACAAGTCAGGATCGTTATCCCGAATGTTGCGAATGAGCTGGAGATACTTAAGACCACTGTCCTCTTCGCCGTCTTCGCCGGTAATCGTTTTCTTGGATATCAGTCGGTCAAAAAGTTCGTGATGCTCAACAGCCTCACCCTCGGTCAGCAGTCTCGCGTCCGCTCCGAGAAGTGTAATGAAAGCCTGAATCTTGGCTTCGGCGGCTTCCTTCAGCTTTATCTGGTCATTCGACTGTTTAGTCGGGAAGAAATTGAAAGTATAGATTTTGTCGAAGGTAGTATCAACCCGGTTTATGCGCCCGACTCGCTGCATCAGACGGGTGGGGTTCCAGGGGATATCATAATTGATGACGACATTAGCGCGGTGCAGATTTACACCCTCCGAAAGCACTTCGGTAGCCACCAAAATACGATAGTCGTCTTTGGGATAACGGGCTCGGGCGTCAAAATTTTCAATTACCTTTTCCCTGACGCTTGCCCCTGATGAACCGGTATAATCGAGAATACCATCGCCGAAGTGCTG harbors:
- a CDS encoding N-6 DNA methylase — its product is MQREAAKKLIRDTLEKPFDKGQFKLFIKNLLNRLEDAPFIYRGEYIFKDYRDSVKSLERIGKYEDSDGKKLDVLIVSLLKAPSLERARSKQRNFVAKYLKGSRGNELKDGALVAFVSPDERDWRFSFVKMEYKFDTTKKGTPKVVEEFTPARRYSFLVGEHEGSHTAQSKLLPTLEETDSNPTFADIQEAFNIEKVTKEFFEQYRQLFHEIKEALDKLAKTDKTIKQDFEEKGVDTVDFAKKLLGQIVFLYFLQKKGWFGVARNEAWGTGPKNFLRLLFEGRMSQYDNFFNDILEPLFYEVLAVDRNANGDYYSPFKCKIPFLNGGLFDPLNNYDWVHTDILLPEELFSNKKKTKHGDIGTGILDVFDRYNFTVKEDEPLEKEVAVDPEMLGKVFENLLEVKDRKSKGTYYTPREIVHYMCQESLINHLATELNERVKREDIEILIKHGEAALENDTLVSEQGEETSRYKYKLPKSIRAYNQLIDDKLADIKVCDPAVGSGAFLVGMMNEIVKTRSVLARLNKPGEEPNIYDFKRDAIQGSLYGVDIDLGAVEIAKLRLWLSLIVDEEDYKHIKPLPNLDYKIMQGNSLLEEYEGIKLIDERFFEKHEEKEQLLKRLRDQQTAFQQEYFDLHSNNRLSRTKKSEIEKNLKKIDKQIKALDQPEINDQDRFDIFGQTEAQSKAGKLLELHSCFFDTHNKSAKDRLHKEIETLTWELIEATLRQEGKGDKLDEVQRFQRTNSSPFFLWRLNYAEIFRERGGFDVVMANPPYGADIDSLVGTYRSRYPGVITHYADIFKLFFALGLSKILRQNGHLVYITPNTYLSQPRHRDLRNFLLSHGILKILNLGMGVFPEVVVPVCVTIAGRTPSETGQYYFADLKYRVTEVSALSNLSFSTIPLPDAITSKDNSLYPSVVLKTDEKYFEDIFEIKDGGIQYHRSGIGLKNKGGNDLYDRIFDKSSNGRFANAVDTWYGKLIDRYWISDQSNECFNLDYKAVLKPDESVSFSREAFAENNKLLWRQTASYLRATIDTKGRWFRNTIQCAWIKPAYKGEVDLKYALAVFNSSYVRYKYNQLVQESGRVFPQIKIGKVKKLPFRIASKEQQKHIASIVDKILQITCKPAFVKVPALKSEVDELSQAVDGIIYEIYSISPEEIALISRSLEE